One segment of Phycisphaerales bacterium DNA contains the following:
- a CDS encoding YbaB/EbfC family nucleoid-associated protein: MFDQMRALGALTSLMKDRQKLTDAAARVKERLEAARVQGSAGEGAIIVTMSGAMKVVSVHIEPAMATAFSADQASQLLAQDLIAQATNDAMAKAQSLARETVAEEARELGLPEELTSQMGGPLSSALGL, translated from the coding sequence ATGTTTGACCAGATGCGCGCGCTTGGGGCGCTGACCAGCCTGATGAAGGATCGCCAGAAGCTCACCGACGCGGCGGCACGCGTCAAGGAGCGCCTCGAAGCCGCACGCGTGCAGGGCTCGGCGGGTGAGGGCGCCATCATCGTGACCATGAGCGGCGCCATGAAAGTGGTCAGCGTCCACATCGAACCAGCCATGGCGACCGCGTTTTCGGCCGATCAGGCAAGCCAGTTGCTCGCCCAGGACCTCATCGCGCAGGCAACCAATGACGCCATGGCAAAGGCTCAATCGCTCGCCCGCGAAACGGTGGCCGAAGAAGCGCGTGAACTCGGGCTTCCCGAAGAACTGACCTCGCAGATGGGCGGGCCGTTGTCCTCGGCGTTGGGTCTGTGA
- a CDS encoding NUDIX domain-containing protein, whose translation MLPVTILSVTGVIIATSDTVPQVLLARRGRQTRSYPGMWEFAPAGGLGEPQSPTFGIEGVLPTLAAELNEEVGIADPLCDQRTIGLVVDPHARSVDIVIRAEVANGLPSLRTDGAHAWECIDARWVPIQEFEQETAQFDGGVIEPTLAIARRLGWHR comes from the coding sequence ATGCTCCCGGTGACCATCCTGAGCGTCACGGGCGTGATCATCGCGACTTCGGACACGGTCCCCCAGGTATTGCTGGCCAGACGCGGGCGGCAGACGCGCAGCTATCCGGGCATGTGGGAATTTGCGCCCGCCGGCGGGCTTGGCGAGCCGCAATCGCCAACGTTCGGCATCGAGGGCGTCTTGCCGACGCTGGCGGCGGAACTGAACGAAGAGGTGGGCATTGCCGACCCATTGTGCGATCAGCGAACCATCGGACTCGTCGTCGATCCGCACGCTCGCAGCGTGGACATCGTCATCCGGGCCGAGGTCGCGAATGGTCTGCCATCGCTGCGTACGGACGGCGCGCACGCGTGGGAATGTATCGACGCGCGTTGGGTTCCCATTCAAGAGTTCGAGCAGGAAACGGCTCAGTTCGATGGGGGCGTGATCGAGCCCACGCTGGCCATCGCCCGCCGTCTTGGCTGGCATCGCTGA